The Styela clava chromosome 3, kaStyClav1.hap1.2, whole genome shotgun sequence genome includes the window gttttgcggcagcttcagaccccacaaaatacttgaaactgcctTTGGCAATTCCGGAAGCCTGTTGCAGCGATGCGAATTCGCGATTAAGTGTGCTGGCCAAGTCTGTAAAATCCTCAAAAGATGTATGATGCCACACAATAGGTTTGATAGTCTGATGGCGCTAGTAAAGGACTTTATTTCCCAGTAGGAATACACAGATTGTAACAGATATAATACAAAGCAACAAACGTGGACGACGATCAGTCAAGAAGAGAGAAGGGTAGCTAAAAACGAGGTCAGGGGGACAGAGGAACTCGACGTCAATTATTAAGAATATTCAAATCCGACACATTCGGAAATATATCAgttgggtgaccgtacatttgaacccatgtacatttgaacccatgcgtatatccacgggttcaatctatatgcgggtgctaaaacccatgcgttagggttagtatgggtttaactatccgtgaaacaaaaaaaattccataggtgcaatagcatacaggtgcaattgtcatgggttcaaatgtacgtgggttcaaatgtaatggaaccatcaGTTGAAATCACAGCTCCGACTTCGCACACGACAATGCAAAGAAATTGACCAATAAAAAAGGCAATTCCAGTCTCGTCACACTATGCCACTTACAATGAAATCCGATTATTTGATCATTCAAAATCTCCGAATCAAATTTGCAAATCACGTCCTGTCGCCGTAAGTTCACATCGGTACCGGTAAGCCATAGCAGTGCAGTGAGTACTGGCTTTGCTGAAAAGATTGCGGGCTTGTCTGGAGTGAGGCTACGTGGATGCGCAATATTCCTGGAGATACATTGAGCCCCACAGGACTACGAAAAACCGATTTATTCCCCAACAACAGTTAGAAAAATGTCAGAAACGGGAATTTAGCAAATCGATATGTACACTTCGTTTATTTAATATAAGATCAGTGAATCTTTTGGATAATTGCGCGCTAAATACTTATACCGGAGGTGTAACCTAAAATTAAAATTCACACCCTgatgtttttaaaatacaaaaccATCAATGCACGTTAAAGACAAACGTTAAAGACAAGAAAACGTTAAAGACAAGTCACAAGCTTTTTAACAATACCCCTATGGTTTGTTTCACCATACGCGTTTCGTAACATCTTGTGAACAATGTTACATTTTATGTTTGCTTATACAATCCATGAAGGACAAAGTGTGAAATACGTCAAAACAAAAGCCACATGCTTGTTAGCATATGCTACTTTGGAACACGATATAACGTATATAAGAGACATACACATGCATTGATGAAAACCTTATCCCCCTGGAGTATTGTCACGAGTCTGAACAGGTGTACGCGAACGTAAGTGATAATTTATCTatgtattgatatattttagagAAGTCGAAATGAAGAATAAATATCTCTTACtaaattgtgataaaataagCAAGCATAAGATTTATTTAAACCGTTTGGGGCTATTTtgctattagcgataaaactatttgtaacttatggAAATGTGTTATGCATTTTACTCACGATATGTTACTGGTATATAGGCCACTTCCGGGtgattcaaatacaattatattaaGATAAGCTATTAAAGTGTGGTGTCACACCTCCACATTACGGGTACCTAACATAAAACTTGTCAGTGTTTTTtgggagaaaaaaaaaacacagcgTGAttctacaaaaatataattatttacaTATACCTACGTCAtggcaaaattttcattttcatattgGATTGATAGGAAATGCGTCCCAAGTTTTTTGTTGTCTGTTTGGCGGTACTGATTATTCAGTTGCATTCAAGTGAGGCATTCTTTGGAAAAGTCGGTAAAGCTATCGGCAAAGGattcaaaactgctaaaaatgttGTATCGAAGGGATACGAAGCATACACCGGGAAAAAGTAAGTTTAACATATTTTAACAGTAAAATAATACCTCTCATGATTCAAGCATCTTAGCatatagatataaaaaaaaaacgttaacgACAGAAAAAAGGTATCTACAATCCTTTGTTTACTACTTGGTAATTTAAGATGCATGCATGCAGGAATTCCAGCACATATCGAATTTCAATGAAACAATACTTGACAACACACAAAGTGTCTTAAATGGGCTTAGGAAAAGCAATCATGCGTCATTAACAATAATGATAATTACCTTTAATAAAAACCATCAATCATTgcaaattgtatatatatatatgttaaggCAATCAATCAAAATACCGCAAAGTCGAAACGAACTTTAAAAGCATCGTCGTTATCTTTTAAAATTAACTACTCGATTTCTCATTAGTTGTTTTgagttgacaaaataaaatattatggaactaaataactaatatattttatcagATTGACGTTGGGAAATGCGATTGGTACGGGAATGCAACTTGCCGAGGGCAAGGTCCCAGCTCCAGCACCAGGGTAGGTTATATATAACTTATATATCCTTATAAGGTCGCTTTATGCGTATGAAGCAATTTGTCCTGTAATATATTGCgaggaaaatatatcaaattgaCTGAACAACAATTAAATATTCGTTTTAGTCCCTTCAATTTTCTGTATCATCTTTTTGAAAGCGAGACGTTAACCTGAAACGGCCGAACACAGAATCatctaattttttaaaatacatgaGTGTTATAAGAAAAGTATGTTGTAGCGGTAATAAGTAATAGCACCCGCTTTTCAAACCCAAACCTGTTTCGGCACACGGTTGTcaataacattatttttatattgtagAGCTGCTGGAAAAATCATCTCAGCCGGCGCCGACTTgttgaagaagaagaagaagaccAACAACGAGCAAGAACAATCAACACAAGATCAGAAAAATGAAAAgaagaaacaaaaaaagaagagaagaaaaaacaagaagaaaaacaatTCGAGAGATAACGAAGCTGAATTATCAGACTATATGCGTGCCATGGAAGAAAACGTAGGATGTTCTTTTTATACATTTTGATGCTTCATTCTAATGTACTGTATTCATCGTAGCTTACTCCATACATACAAAACTAGCTAATTTCTCGGCATTACCAACAGTTTACTTTAAACAATAAAACCTCAAAATAACAGTCTGATAAAGATAAATTCTGTTTTGAATGTGTCATTATAGTTGATAACAAAAAGTAACATTCAATGCAGAATGTTCTGATAACTATGCACAGCACAAGATTTGTTTCATGGCGTAAGCATGCAATTTACCAGACCGATAATCGGAGAAATAATTTCATTATTGCAATAATATCCTCCacgtatatatataagaaaatgAGTTACTTTACGTCAAAGTTGCTGGATCCGCTAATTCATGCTACAGAATTCATATATATACTGCTCAACTTCGTACATTTGGTACACTGTTTATACTACACGcagttttattctattttttggattttattCGACATCGAAGTTATAATATTACAGAACATAGATCTTGACTCGGTGAAAGATGCCGAAAAGATAGTGAATTCAGTTGATCAATCAATGACAGACCAGCCAGATGAAAGTTTCGGGATCAGTGAACTCATGAAATCGGGTAAGTGCATAAATGCCAAACACTATTATCGTGAATGATTCAAGTGATTGCACactaacaaatatatatttctgtaacgtttcgattaaccaaaatcaaattttctcgGATATACATAATTCaaagttacagaaatatatttgtgttattatGCAGCAAGATTCTTGATAGTTATCTTCACACTTGCTACCGCATCCTTGATTTATATTCGTACGAATCTAGCGGCGCAAAACCATATAAGGGGATAAGTAATTGGTCCCGCAGAAACGCAATTGATAGCACTTGTATTATACATAAGAAAAATTACGGCACAGTACTTGTTCAGAgagatattttttgcattttgatGTACAAGCAGCCTGTATAGCAAAACCATGTCCCTCTAGTTCAGAGTTTCTTAATCTGGGTTCGACCGAACCCCTGTGATagcctactaattatgcaaaaataacaaaagttCATCGCAGATATTCAAACTTAAACGTTCAACTAATAAATCAGCTTAGCTGTGAGCATAGCTTCGCTCAGATATAAGTTTAGTGGACCTGCAGTTTCTTACACCTTAGATTTTAGTACATTTCATTGAATGCTCAAATCTTGTGTGTACTCATCTGTGATAGCATTTTCAGATGTTTTCTGCTTATGGTTTTGAAATATCTTAAGTTGTTATGACAAATCAAGGAATTTTTAGATGAATATGTGCGTGACTAATAAAATTTATCTCGGTTTTACGGATAAATCGAGAACTGGCAGTAGGCTAAATgtacataaataaatgaaaaatcagagCGTGTTTGAATTTCACCAGCTAGGTGATTAATTTGCGACAAAGGATACATCATTGCAGCGCTTTGCTTGAAATCATCATCATTCGTTACGGACAACCTCGATCAATATGGCGCCGAGGCATATCCTATCTCTATTTCCGTAAAATAAAACGTGTTTATCCGCATTTCATTGCAgtttgaaatttgagaaaagaaTGACTTGAACTATGAAAGGTTTTTGAAGCATATTATCATCTGTTATATTTTTTAagttgctattttttttttgtatcagtTTTCGCTTTTTCACACGCATaacttattatacaaaataaaacatctgCTTACCCTGTCGCCGACcctattgtgacaaaacaatgaaTATTTCCAAACGGGGTATTGTTAGCTAAGGTCACGCCACAATGTTCATTTTCCATAAACTTGCACGAAATTAGCTTCCCCTTTATGAAGTTTGAATTGGGCTCCTAATTTTAACCGTTCACTGCGATGGGGTTCGACGGGAGACTGCAGAATAGCGGAAGGGTTCGGCAAGCTCgtaaaggttaagaaccactgctctagttTGTATACAATATGttagaatgtttttgttttacagaAAACGGAAACTGAATACTGAAATTCGGCAAAAGATTCAATCTTCAACATGGATACATTGAACTCAAccaagaaaaattaaaattagtaaaatttcttctcgaaatatatttctaaaaaaaaaatatatgatatgaaaaaacacgaaaataaataatatttgattcaataatTTGACTAATCATCTTGCGTTCAGATTTTAAGAGGGTACTACTCAGATTTTAAGAGCGGACAACCGCAAAAGAGTTTTGTACAGACAAATGTGATTGTGGTTAGatttaaagattatattttatgTGAAGAGAAATGCTTCTATAAAGGTTAAGAAGTCGCGTTCTCGATTCGACCTTAAAAAAGTGGAAGAATAAcgttattttatcatttcaaatCAATGTCAACATAAACTTCATCATGTGATAATTGCGGAATGAAAAAGCGATACTCAGTTCAcctttgataaattttattgcaGCGACCAAGTTCTGAATTGTGGCAGTGTTCGCATACTGCTTGTCTTTACTTGCCCGAGTCAAGAGCTCAGCATATAACTTGACATGAGATTAAGTAGGTATGTCGACCAAACCTGAATTCTTAAGTAGTATATTTTTCTAAACCTCAGCTCTTCAAGTATTTAGAGCAGAAACAGGAAAACATAAACGTAGAGTGATTTCCGTAGCTTATAAACAGGAATAGGGTCTTTgaatttaaatgtttttaagtcTATTTCACTtctctatatatatagaatTAAATGTAATCATGACTTGTGAACATGCtcatatttttctttcatttaacATGAAGCGTTAAAAATGTAACGCCTTGAAATATTGGTTGCTgatgttaaatattatttaatcatTGTGTATTTGGCACATAACAAGCTCTTTGTTCAACGTAATAAACTGTGGTCGTAGTGTGTTGCGGTCTAACATATCGTTGCTTTGGCATGGGATTACCGCAATAATCCAGATTATTTATGGTCGAGTGCTACTAGCAACGTGTCGGAGAATTTCCTTCAAGTTTTAGAAAATAAGATCACAAACAATCAATTCGGTGtcaaatgaaatatattgatACAGACAAACGTAGGATTTTTGAAGT containing:
- the LOC120342820 gene encoding uncharacterized protein LOC120342820; translated protein: MRPKFFVVCLAVLIIQLHSSEAFFGKVGKAIGKGFKTAKNVVSKGYEAYTGKKLTLGNAIGTGMQLAEGKVPAPAPGAAGKIISAGADLLKKKKKTNNEQEQSTQDQKNEKKKQKKKRRKNKKKNNSRDNEAELSDYMRAMEENNIDLDSVKDAEKIVNSVDQSMTDQPDESFGISELMKSENGN